In the Bacillus amyloliquefaciens DSM 7 = ATCC 23350 genome, ATGCCTTCTGCATAAGCTTCTGTACTTCCATAATATACATGGATCGGTTCATTTTTCAACAGATATTGATAGGTTTTCAGTTTTTCAAGATAGGAGTGAAGCATTTCGTTATTTTCTTCCAATATTTCCCTCGTATCCGTCTCTAATTCATTGCCGGCGAGCTTTTTGATATACGCGCTCAAAAAGATAAACGCATCAATAAGGGCAAAGCAGACGGCAACAATCAAGTATTGCCTCCATGCGGCAAAGAGCGATTCGGGATCATATGTCCAATAGACCATGGCGCCTACTACAAATAGTAAATACCACGTTTTACGGATGGCAAACATTTTTTCTTTTACCTTTGCCTCATACCGCCAGGATGCATACACATATAAAATGAGTGCGGCCGCCATCGTCCACACCATGATTTGATAAAACAAAAGCATGAGCATCCCTCACAATTCGAAAAATGGTCTGCTATGTTCATTCTATGCTGTGGCATCATTTTCCTGTCACAAAAAAAACCGCTCCTGTAAAGAAGCGGATGCTGTAATCAGAAAAAGAGATCTAAGATAAAAAAGGCGATGGCGCCGAGTGTACCTGAAATCGGCAGGGTGATGACCCATGTAATGAGCATCCGTTTAGCCGTGCCCCAGTTTACGCCTTTTACGCGGTGGGAAGCGCCCACACCGAGAATGGAAGACGAGATGACGTGTGTCGTGCTGACAGGGAGATGGATAAACGTGGCCCCGAAAATAATGGCTGCGCCGGTTAAGTCGGCAGATACGCCGTTTACCGGACGGATTTTCATAATTTTTCCGCCGACGGTTTTAATGATTTTCCAGCCGCCGATGGATGTACCGAGACCCATTGCCAGAGCACAGGAGAGCTGCACCCAAAAAGGAATCGCATCACTTTTATGTAAATTGGCCGTCATAAGCGCCATCGTAATGATACCCATCGCTTTTTGCGCGTCGTTTGTTCCGTGTGTATAGGACTGAATGGCAGCAGTCAAAATCTGCACTCTGCGGAAGCGTTTATTTGTTTTCGCCAAATTGCTGTCTTTGAAAATCAGCTTCACGATCGAATATACGATAAAGCCGAGAACAAAGGCGATGATCGGTGAAAAAATAAGCGCTTCGATAATTTTAATAAACCCTTTATAATTCAGCGATGCAAAACCTGACGCTGCAATGGCCGCGCCGGCGATCGCTCCGATAATCGCATGTGAAGAGCTGCTCGGAATACCGAAGTACCATGTGATCAAGTTCCAGGCGATT is a window encoding:
- a CDS encoding type II toxin-antitoxin system SpoIISA family toxin, translated to MLLFYQIMVWTMAAALILYVYASWRYEAKVKEKMFAIRKTWYLLFVVGAMVYWTYDPESLFAAWRQYLIVAVCFALIDAFIFLSAYIKKLAGNELETDTREILEENNEMLHSYLEKLKTYQYLLKNEPIHVYYGSTEAYAEGISRLLAAYAEKMNVTASLCDYSAQSDKDRLTEHMPDAADVQSRLNRKDVYYDQKGRLVLIPFTVQNRQYVIKLTSENLLTEFDYLLFTSLTSIYDLMLPIEEEGDG
- a CDS encoding inorganic phosphate transporter produces the protein MDTLLLLTILIVICALVFDFINGFHDTANAIATSVSTKALKPRHAIIMAAIMNFLGAMTFTGVAKTITKDIVNPYTLDNGSVVILAALIAAIAWNLITWYFGIPSSSSHAIIGAIAGAAIAASGFASLNYKGFIKIIEALIFSPIIAFVLGFIVYSIVKLIFKDSNLAKTNKRFRRVQILTAAIQSYTHGTNDAQKAMGIITMALMTANLHKSDAIPFWVQLSCALAMGLGTSIGGWKIIKTVGGKIMKIRPVNGVSADLTGAAIIFGATFIHLPVSTTHVISSSILGVGASHRVKGVNWGTAKRMLITWVITLPISGTLGAIAFFILDLFF